The following coding sequences lie in one Vibrio aerogenes genomic window:
- a CDS encoding Fe(3+) dicitrate ABC transporter substrate-binding protein produces the protein MMSRKLFIRAMCCLKLYFLSAVCFAAVTVEDKHGTFHIDYVPSRIVVLEFSFADALAAVNVSPVGVADDKDPKRLLPEIRQKFSDWVSVGTRSQPSLEVIASLKPDLIIADVGRHAAVYDDLSKIAPTLLLSSRRETYEENLQSAALIGKVVGKDKEMQQRLSKHRQLMKSYRQELSAFAGKTIQFGVARKNGFFAHPNDSYTGGVMHQLGFGFPPDILGHHASRQIGVEQLLALNPDFLVIGDYTADSIVRTWQKQPLWQLLKAAQAHHVSHVDGNLWSRCRGILAAEYIARDLLQIVKGS, from the coding sequence ATGATGAGCAGAAAACTATTTATCCGGGCCATGTGTTGCCTGAAACTATATTTTCTTTCGGCGGTCTGTTTTGCTGCAGTGACTGTTGAAGATAAGCACGGTACATTTCATATTGATTATGTTCCTTCCCGAATCGTTGTACTTGAGTTTTCATTTGCAGATGCACTGGCTGCTGTAAATGTAAGTCCGGTTGGCGTTGCCGATGACAAAGATCCAAAACGCTTATTACCGGAAATTCGTCAGAAGTTTTCTGACTGGGTTTCGGTTGGCACGCGCTCTCAGCCATCCCTTGAAGTCATAGCCTCTTTAAAACCTGATTTGATTATTGCTGATGTTGGCCGGCATGCAGCTGTGTATGATGATTTATCCAAAATTGCGCCAACACTATTACTTTCGTCCCGTCGTGAAACTTACGAAGAAAACCTTCAGTCTGCGGCTTTAATTGGCAAAGTCGTTGGTAAAGACAAAGAAATGCAACAGCGCTTGTCAAAACATCGTCAACTGATGAAGTCATACAGACAAGAATTATCCGCATTTGCCGGAAAGACCATCCAGTTTGGTGTGGCAAGAAAAAATGGTTTCTTCGCTCACCCAAATGATTCGTATACCGGTGGGGTGATGCATCAACTGGGTTTTGGATTCCCGCCTGATATTCTGGGTCATCATGCATCACGGCAGATTGGCGTTGAACAGTTACTTGCACTCAATCCTGATTTTTTGGTGATTGGTGACTATACAGCTGACAGTATAGTCCGTACATGGCAAAAACAACCGTTGTGGCAATTATTAAAAGCAGCACAAGCCCATCATGTAAGTCATGTCGACGGTAATCTATGGTCCAGATGCCGGGGGATTCTCGCTGCTGAATATATTGCCAGAGATCTGCTTCAAATCGTGAAGGGATCATGA
- a CDS encoding TonB-dependent siderophore receptor yields MTVYGRALSIYRAGDTSLATRTPTPVDDIPQSVQVLPQQLIQDQGARQITDLYRSVSGVSQFSYSYVTFRGFRQDEILYDGVRGNPFEGLAVPQLFNIERVEVLKGPSAAISGSGEPGGVINYVTKKPTYDDQRYVSLTGGNQDFVSGSMSLSGAANDDRSQRYRIGVYQDHENPYRKNTDIRNRIIDLGYEWDISPDTTLGVQYTDILQHYGGGRIRGIPTDDQGNFLTSTEWNANDASDHLSLDAEVYQVRVNHDFNFWLSGDVTFRYFENEDIQKYHEPKKLKDTNDDGIYDWVDREYRDQLRRNKAGSVTANLVAELDDHTLLFGMDYYRLDSEFIYYKASSAGGVSGRSLINPDYTPDDVSLYTYQLAKHTDTQSERYGAYIQDQWSLSDVWNVTSGVRLDGYHDEINDIRKSNFESYTGSGASYRLGSTYQLNEQLHPYMVVATGFVPQDAADQATANGGPFDPEESLMYEAGARSYWFNHRLSASLAFYHITKQNVLQTDPDDDSKMVAYGKVRSQGIEADLMADLTDNWVANLSYAYNDTIVKQAYDGISRTVGRRFANAPHHQLGLWTRYDLPVLNSSVGFGADYVGQQWSQDGQIVKSYTVYDASWQTHWQDWKFQLNVKNLFDKTYAVSGFLERTGHFPGEKRRIYLTADYSF; encoded by the coding sequence ATGACAGTTTATGGTCGTGCATTGTCAATATACCGGGCTGGAGATACCTCGCTTGCAACCAGAACACCAACCCCGGTCGATGATATTCCACAGTCTGTTCAGGTTTTGCCCCAACAATTAATTCAGGATCAGGGAGCCCGTCAGATCACGGATCTCTATCGATCAGTGAGTGGTGTCAGTCAGTTTTCATACTCATACGTGACTTTCCGGGGATTCCGTCAGGATGAAATCCTTTATGACGGTGTCAGAGGGAATCCATTTGAAGGCCTGGCTGTTCCTCAATTATTCAATATTGAGAGAGTTGAAGTTTTAAAAGGACCTTCTGCTGCAATCAGTGGAAGCGGTGAGCCGGGTGGGGTGATTAATTATGTCACCAAAAAACCGACGTACGATGACCAACGCTACGTTAGTCTTACCGGAGGAAATCAGGATTTTGTCAGCGGTAGTATGAGTTTGTCCGGTGCAGCAAATGATGATCGCTCTCAGCGATATCGTATTGGTGTTTATCAGGACCATGAGAATCCATATCGGAAGAATACAGATATCCGGAATCGTATTATTGATTTGGGATACGAATGGGATATTAGCCCGGACACAACATTAGGTGTTCAGTATACCGATATTTTGCAGCACTATGGCGGCGGAAGAATCAGAGGGATTCCAACGGATGATCAGGGGAATTTCCTGACCAGTACAGAGTGGAACGCGAATGATGCCAGTGATCATCTTTCTCTGGATGCAGAGGTTTATCAGGTCAGGGTGAATCATGATTTCAACTTCTGGCTTTCCGGTGATGTTACATTCCGATACTTTGAGAATGAAGATATCCAGAAATATCATGAACCGAAAAAGTTAAAAGATACAAATGATGATGGCATTTATGATTGGGTTGACCGTGAATACCGGGATCAGCTGAGAAGAAATAAAGCCGGCTCTGTGACTGCGAATCTGGTGGCTGAACTGGATGATCATACGCTGTTGTTTGGCATGGATTATTATCGGCTGGATAGTGAGTTTATTTATTACAAGGCTTCTTCTGCCGGAGGTGTTTCAGGCCGGAGTTTAATCAATCCCGATTATACGCCTGATGATGTCAGTCTTTATACTTATCAACTGGCAAAACATACGGATACACAGTCAGAACGTTACGGAGCGTATATTCAGGATCAATGGTCATTGTCTGATGTCTGGAATGTGACATCAGGTGTCCGTCTGGATGGATATCATGATGAAATCAATGATATCCGGAAGAGTAATTTTGAAAGTTATACAGGGTCTGGTGCATCCTATCGTCTGGGTTCTACGTATCAGCTGAATGAGCAGTTGCATCCATATATGGTGGTTGCAACGGGCTTTGTGCCTCAGGATGCTGCAGATCAGGCAACAGCGAATGGCGGACCATTTGATCCTGAAGAAAGTCTGATGTATGAAGCTGGGGCGAGGAGTTACTGGTTCAATCATCGCTTGAGTGCCAGCCTGGCTTTCTACCACATCACAAAACAAAATGTGTTGCAGACTGATCCCGATGATGACTCAAAAATGGTTGCCTACGGGAAAGTTCGTAGCCAGGGGATTGAAGCTGATCTCATGGCTGATTTGACAGATAACTGGGTGGCTAATTTGTCTTATGCCTACAACGATACAATCGTCAAGCAGGCTTATGATGGTATTTCCCGGACTGTTGGACGTCGCTTTGCAAATGCACCGCATCATCAGCTGGGATTGTGGACCCGTTATGACTTGCCGGTGCTCAATTCGTCGGTTGGTTTTGGTGCGGATTATGTGGGACAGCAGTGGAGTCAGGATGGACAAATCGTCAAATCATATACGGTTTATGATGCTTCATGGCAAACCCACTGGCAGGACTGGAAATTCCAGCTGAATGTGAAAAACCTGTTTGATAAAACCTATGCTGTCAGCGGTTTTCTTGAACGCACAGGACATTTCCCCGGAGAAAAACGCCGCATTTATCTGACGGCTGACTATTCATTTTAG